One segment of Macrotis lagotis isolate mMagLag1 chromosome 1, bilby.v1.9.chrom.fasta, whole genome shotgun sequence DNA contains the following:
- the LOC141504713 gene encoding histone H3-like centromeric protein A isoform X2 codes for MNPGHGKSSPKKRPEPQAEPRASTSVSLDLPGPIISPFSSCADNQGGAATGRATRTAAGSARVPGQQPQVPTPGPRQAGPSRTMRPGRRKNTPKKRPQPQAEPRASTSASLNSPGPRVSRVSPGAGPSTRHGRRNQHILREIRKLQRSTDLLIGRAPFGRLVREICLRYTRGVDFYWQAQALLALQELPKRILSCISQEAE; via the exons ATGAATCCAGGTCACGGCAAATCCTCCCCAAAGAAGCGGCCCGAGCCCCAGGCTGAGCCCCGAGCCTCCACATCCGTCTCACTCGACTTGCCCGGCCCGATCATCTCACCCTTCTCATCATGCGCAGATAACCAAGGGGGTGCCGCCACCGGGAGGGCAACACGGACCGCAGCAGGGAGCGCCAGGGTCCCGGGCCAGCAGCCTCAGGTGCCAACACCCGGCCCCCGCCAAGCAGGACCAAGCAGGACCATGAGGCCGGGTCGCCGCAAAAATACCCCAAAGAAGCGGCCCCAGCCCCAGGCTGAGCCCCGAGCCTCCACCTCCGCCTCACTCAACTCGCCCGGCCCGAGGGTCTCACGCGTCTCACCAGGCGCAG GCCCCTCTACCCGCCACGGCCGACGAAACCAACACATTCTTAGGGAGATCCGAAAGCTGCAGAGAAGCACCGACCTGCTGATCGGGAGGGCGCCCTTCGGCCGACTG GTTAGAGAGATATGCCTCCGATATACTCGAGGAGTGGACTTTTATTGGCAAGCTCAGGCCCTACTGGCCCTACAGGAG cTTCCTAAAAGAATTCTCTCCTGCATCTCCCAGGAAGCAGAATGA
- the LOC141504713 gene encoding histone H3-like centromeric protein A isoform X1: MNPGHGKSSPKKRPEPQAEPRASTSVSLDLPGPIISPFSSCADNQGGAATGRATRTAAGSARVPGQQPQVPTPGPRQAGPSRTMRPGRRKNTPKKRPQPQAEPRASTSASLNSPGPRVSRVSPGAGPSTRHGRRNQHILREIRKLQRSTDLLIGRAPFGRLVREICLRYTRGVDFYWQAQALLALQEAAEAFITHLFEDAYLLSTHARRVTLYPKDIQLARRIRGLQDGLG; the protein is encoded by the exons ATGAATCCAGGTCACGGCAAATCCTCCCCAAAGAAGCGGCCCGAGCCCCAGGCTGAGCCCCGAGCCTCCACATCCGTCTCACTCGACTTGCCCGGCCCGATCATCTCACCCTTCTCATCATGCGCAGATAACCAAGGGGGTGCCGCCACCGGGAGGGCAACACGGACCGCAGCAGGGAGCGCCAGGGTCCCGGGCCAGCAGCCTCAGGTGCCAACACCCGGCCCCCGCCAAGCAGGACCAAGCAGGACCATGAGGCCGGGTCGCCGCAAAAATACCCCAAAGAAGCGGCCCCAGCCCCAGGCTGAGCCCCGAGCCTCCACCTCCGCCTCACTCAACTCGCCCGGCCCGAGGGTCTCACGCGTCTCACCAGGCGCAG GCCCCTCTACCCGCCACGGCCGACGAAACCAACACATTCTTAGGGAGATCCGAAAGCTGCAGAGAAGCACCGACCTGCTGATCGGGAGGGCGCCCTTCGGCCGACTG GTTAGAGAGATATGCCTCCGATATACTCGAGGAGTGGACTTTTATTGGCAAGCTCAGGCCCTACTGGCCCTACAGGAG GCAGCAGAAGCATTTATTACTCATTTATTTGAAGATGCCTACCTCCTCTCTACTCATGCCCGGAGAGTTaccctgtatcccaaagatattcAGCTGGCCAGGAGGATCCGAGGTTTACAGGATGGACTAGGCTAA